One Chryseobacterium tructae genomic window, TGTTTTTAGCAATGATTATTTTTTCACAAATTCACGATCGCTCAGCGTTTTCATAAATAGGATCAGATTGGTCTTTTCCTGTTCTGAGAGAGGAATTCTGTTTCCATTATTTTTAAAAACAGGATCAAGATTATCTGCAGATAAGACTCCTTTATCAAAATAATCAAGAACCGCTCTTAGTGTTGGGAATTGTCCATAGCTTCCATAGGGTGCAGTATATTCTACATTTCGTAAAGAAGGAACCCGAAAACTCATATAATCTGCTGGGATTCCTGTAACTCTTCCCCGTCCGGCTTCATTGGTATCCGGATTTACAGGAAACCCGATATTTCTGAAACTTTGATCGGTAAACAATTCTGTACTATGACAACTCACACATTTCTGTTGAAAAGTCTGATATCCCAATGCTTCGTTTTCCGTGAAATTTTCTCCTTCTTTTCTTTTTACCTTATCATATTTGCTATTGGCAGAAATCAAAGTGTATTCATATTGGGCTATACTTTTATAAATTCTTTCAGCAGTAATGGTTTCGTCTCCAAAGGCTTTTCGAAAAAGATCTTTATACATCATATCATCTCTTATTTTTCCTATCACTTCCAGAATAGAAGACCCCATTTCTTCATGAGTGATAATAGGAACCAATGGCTGATTTTCCAATTGAAGAATATTGCCATCCCAATTATAAAACTTCATAAACAACATATTCTGAATAGCAGGTACATTTCGCAATCCTACTCTATTCTGAATTCCTATTCCCCGTGCATTATGATCTGCAAAGGCATTTCCCTGGATATGACAACTGGAGCAGGAAATACTATTATCTGCACTCAGCCTTTTCTCATTAAATAATTTTTCCCCCAACTCTATCCCATATTTTGTAGGTCTGTTAGAGTTCACCGAATTGTTTAGTTCCGGAAATCCAGACGGAATATTGAGCGAGACCTGTGGATTATCGCCAGAAATAGGTTCGTAACGATCGTTATTACAAGATATTAATAGAATAATAATGGCTAAAATGCTTAATCCTTTTTTCATTGCAGCAGAAAGAAGTTTAGTTTTCAACAGCACTCACTGAAAACATTCCGGAAATATCGCTTGAGCCGTTTCCACCGAGGTTATCAACAAATTTTACCATTTGGTTAGCAGTATGAATATTCGGAGTAGCATTGCCATCTGATCCTGTTCCCGTAACCAATACAATCGTATTGATTTTCCCCGTCAACAGTTTATCAAAATCTGCTTTAATAATAATTTTAGGCGCTTTGCTATCCACAATCGCATGTTGGGAAAGATCTAAAGTGACATCTCTATATGCATCTACTCCCTGGGTAAAGTTTCCTTCCGATCCTTTTATGGTACTTCCGGTGTGAATGGACATCTGTTTGTTATCTGTT contains:
- a CDS encoding cytochrome-c peroxidase; its protein translation is MKKGLSILAIIILLISCNNDRYEPISGDNPQVSLNIPSGFPELNNSVNSNRPTKYGIELGEKLFNEKRLSADNSISCSSCHIQGNAFADHNARGIGIQNRVGLRNVPAIQNMLFMKFYNWDGNILQLENQPLVPIITHEEMGSSILEVIGKIRDDMMYKDLFRKAFGDETITAERIYKSIAQYEYTLISANSKYDKVKRKEGENFTENEALGYQTFQQKCVSCHSTELFTDQSFRNIGFPVNPDTNEAGRGRVTGIPADYMSFRVPSLRNVEYTAPYGSYGQFPTLRAVLDYFDKGVLSADNLDPVFKNNGNRIPLSEQEKTNLILFMKTLSDREFVKK